The genomic interval ACATCCTCCATGCGGCCATGAAGATTCCGAACCTCGAGCGCGTGGTCTGCACGTCATCGAGCGAAATTTACGGCACCGCTCAAACCGCGGCGATCAGTGAGTCGCATCCGCTGAATCCGACGTCGCCCTATGCGGCGTCGAAAGTCGCGGCCGACCGCTTCGCATTTTCGTACCAGCTCACGTACGGGCTGCCGATCGCGATCATCCGGCCGTTCAATACGTTCGGCCCGCGCCACACCTACGACGTGATCCCCAAATTCATCGACCTCGCCGTGCAGGGGAAACCCATCACGATTTACGGCGACGGCCTGCAGAGCCGCGACTTCACGTATGTCGACGACATGGTCGGCGCGTTTCTCGTGATGGGCCGCGACAAAAAAGCCATCGGCCAGGCCGTGAATTTCGGCACGGGCCGCGACGTGAGCATCAACCGGACCGCGGAGCTCATCGTGAAGCTCACGCGCAGCCGCTCCAAGATCGTGCACATCGAAAAGCGCCTTGCGGAAGTGAAAAAGCTCCGCTGCAACCCCGGCCTCGCCAACCGGCTTTTTGGCTGGAACGCGAAAGTCGGCATCCAGGAAGGCCTCAAGAGAAACATTGAATGGCATCTCAAATACCGCCTCAAAAATTCATAGCGCCCACGGCGATCATCGACCCCACGGCCGTCATCGGGGAAGGCACCAGGATCTGGGCCTTTGCCCAGGTCATGGAGCACGCGGTGATCGGCAGGGACTGCGTGATCGGCAACGGCGCGTACATCGACCGTCACGTGACGATCGGCGACCGCGTCCGCGTGCATAACAAGGCCCTTCTTTACCACGGCATCACCATAGAAGATGACGTGTTCATCGGTCCGGGCGTTTGCTGGACCAATGATCCCTGGCCGCGCAGCGGCTCCACGCGCGACATGACGAATGCGCGCTGGCGCATCCACAAAGGAGCGGTGATCGGCGCGAACACGACGATCCTTCCGGATCTTTCCATCGGCGCTTATGCCGTGATCGGAGCGGGCTCGCTTGTTTCAAAACCGGTTCCGAGCCACGCGCTCGTTTACGGGCATCCGGCGCGCATCCATGGCGCGGTCTGCCGCTGC from Verrucomicrobiia bacterium carries:
- a CDS encoding acyltransferase; amino-acid sequence: MASQIPPQKFIAPTAIIDPTAVIGEGTRIWAFAQVMEHAVIGRDCVIGNGAYIDRHVTIGDRVRVHNKALLYHGITIEDDVFIGPGVCWTNDPWPRSGSTRDMTNARWRIHKGAVIGANTTILPDLSIGAYAVIGAGSLVSKPVPSHALVYGHPARIHGAVCRCGFVIRKNLDGAAVHKLHCEQCKADIPVIMPAEAL
- a CDS encoding GDP-mannose 4,6-dehydratase; its protein translation is MEGKYWKGKKVLVTGADGFMGSHLTERLVEAGAKVSVLVRGSSVSGTYKYELKNIPHLKKDLQHILAVNISSSDTIPLVAKLSPSVIFHLAADAYVPYSFDHPFEVMATNLHGTLNILHAAMKIPNLERVVCTSSSEIYGTAQTAAISESHPLNPTSPYAASKVAADRFAFSYQLTYGLPIAIIRPFNTFGPRHTYDVIPKFIDLAVQGKPITIYGDGLQSRDFTYVDDMVGAFLVMGRDKKAIGQAVNFGTGRDVSINRTAELIVKLTRSRSKIVHIEKRLAEVKKLRCNPGLANRLFGWNAKVGIQEGLKRNIEWHLKYRLKNS